A region from the Arachis ipaensis cultivar K30076 chromosome B01, Araip1.1, whole genome shotgun sequence genome encodes:
- the LOC107631246 gene encoding DNA-directed RNA polymerase I subunit 1-like isoform X1 — protein MFFLENIFVPPIKFHPPTKGGDMVLEHAHTVLLSKIMQSNIRLGDAHLNKKDPSMVLARWVELQQSVNVLFTSNTSGKTEYVYARVKLSRYSLEVLSEDLPATISKISFPKTMKWNSQVCGI, from the exons ATGTTCTTTCTTGAGAATATTTTTGTTCCACCAATCAAATTCCACCCTCCCACTAAAGGAGGTGATATG GTATTGGAGCATGCTCATACTGTTTTGTTGAGTAAGATTATGCAGTCTAACATAAGATTAGGGGATGCCCATCTAAACAAGAAGGATCCCTCGATGGTTTTAGCCAGGTGGGTGGAACTTCAGCAATCTGTAAATGTgctctttaccagtaacacttcTG GAAAAACAGAATATGTTTATGCTCGTGTGAAGCTTTCAAGATATTCTTTAGAG GTTCTGTCTGAAGATTTGCCTGCTACTATTTCTAAAATATCATTTCCAAAGACGATGAAATGGAATTCCCAGGTATGTGGGATTTGA
- the LOC107631246 gene encoding DNA-directed RNA polymerase I subunit 1-like isoform X2, which yields MFFLENIFVPPIKFHPPTKGGDMVLEHAHTVLLSKIMQSNIRLGDAHLNKKDPSMVLARKNRICLCSCEAFKIFFRGSV from the exons ATGTTCTTTCTTGAGAATATTTTTGTTCCACCAATCAAATTCCACCCTCCCACTAAAGGAGGTGATATG GTATTGGAGCATGCTCATACTGTTTTGTTGAGTAAGATTATGCAGTCTAACATAAGATTAGGGGATGCCCATCTAAACAAGAAGGATCCCTCGATGGTTTTAGCCAG GAAAAACAGAATATGTTTATGCTCGTGTGAAGCTTTCAAGATATTCTTTAGAG GTTCTGTCTGA